The following coding sequences are from one Danaus plexippus chromosome 13 unlocalized genomic scaffold, MEX_DaPlex mxdp_15, whole genome shotgun sequence window:
- the LOC116770053 gene encoding uncharacterized protein LOC116770053, protein MIGNLPDKLYSELKTLPFTFTTSTIDTDDEDLEDVLGYHSNIIVISCADFDEFEDAIRKAMGSPYWHPLANIILDYHAPLKKARIAKIFFAFLFHKVVNVIIIHNNNTSFLISNYSQFITENYKLQENFGCWTSSKATVRIDKFETGFTCVQDCHNVSLYSFLRSEHLGTCIGFNTEVIFNKSQIKSLNFFEDKAKNLHGYPMLAYAIEVLPFFIIKTSDNVSFTLHSRDGMIWNTMAELFNFKIDLTPGRDVMKTKFNFEKNIVQLFDFLRRKGDLLLFPVYQFDIVVAEIDYTVPYIDSGLCILSHRADYETIVFNIKLLEHNSDLIIRFIMCFLCTWLVFLLFNMEQYRKITFDQVGKDLISTFKIVLSLSLSRYPTKNSFLLFFFIAIWSFFVLNFSTQAAIISLFSAYKRGKEVDSFEDVIEKGYKIEGMSSPDIVLPDTEEKFRKINSKLEPLQDLFGCVQNMQNDSKRFCVIDCTVGRYLERNMLNEKGKQFLHIARKDKIHSYYLNIIFHKHSLLTERYNKYILMIVESGLIKKWMEYRFTVIKEEVPLKALGMDDMEGIFKCFGIQLCICLIIFLVELFLGFLDYMQNKVQKRQHRL, encoded by the coding sequence ATGATTGGCAATTTACCGGATAAGTTGTATtctgaattaaaaactttaccaTTCACTTTTACCACCAGTACAATTGATACAGACGACGAAGATTTGGAAGATGTACTGGGTTACCATTCAAATATCATTGTAATAAGCTGTGctgattttgatgaatttgaAGACGCCATTAGAAAAGCTATGGGCTCGCCATATTGGCATCCTCTagctaatataattttggatTACCATGCGCCGTTGAAGAAAGCGAGAattgctaaaatattttttgccttCTTATTTCATAAAGTAGTTAACGTAATAATCATTCATAATAACAATAcctcttttttaatatctaactACAGTCAGTTTATAACTGAAAATTATAAGCTTCAAGAAAACTTCGGCTGTTGGACATCAAGCAAAGCAACTGTGAGGATAGACAAATTCGAGACTGGTTTTACATGTGTTCAGGATTGCCATAACGTATCATTGTACTCGTTCTTAAGATCTGAACATCTGGGTACTTGTATTGGATTCAACACAGaagtaattttcaataaatcacAAATTAAAAGCCTTAACTTTTTTGAGGATAAAGCAAAAAATTTGCATGGGTATCCAATGCTAGCATATGCAATTGAAGTACttccattttttataataaagaccaGTGATAATGTATCTTTTACGTTGCATTCTCGTGACGGAATGATCTGGAACACAATGGCTGaacttttcaattttaaaattgatttaactCCTGGTAGGGATGTCATGAAGACaaagtttaattttgaaaagaatATCGTCCAACTGTTCGACTTTCTACGAAGAAAAGGcgatttacttttatttcctGTATATCAATTCGACATAGTTGTTGCTGAGATAGATTATACAGTACCTTATATTGACAGCGGTCTTTGTATATTATCCCATCGGGCGGATTACGAAACTattgtgtttaatataaaacttttggaGCATAATTCAGATCTAATAATCAGGTTTATAATGTGTTTTCTATGTACCTGGCTAgtatttcttctttttaatatggaaCAATATAGAAAAATCACTTTTGACCAAGTGGGAAAAGATTTAATAAgcacatttaaaattgtactATCTTTGAGCCTTTCCCGGTATCCAACAAAGAACtcctttcttttatttttcttcattgCCATATGGAGCTTTTTCGTTCTTAATTTTAGTACGCAAGCAGCTATTATTTCTCTATTCTCTGCTTATAAAAGAGGAAAAGAAGTTGACTCTTTCGAAGATGTAATTGAAAAGGGCTATAAGATTGAAGGGATGTCTTCACCAGATATTGTGCTTCCAGATACCGAAGAAAAATTTAGGAAGATTAATTCTAAACTGGAACCCTTACAGGATTTATTTGGATGTGTTCAAAACATGCAAAACGACAGTAAGAGATTTTGTGTCATCGATTGTACTGTTGGCCGCTATTTAGAAAGAAATATGTTGAATGAAAAAGGAAAACAGTTCCTCCATATTGCaagaaaagataaaattcatagctattatttaaacataatatttcataaacattcACTATTAACAGAGCGTtacaacaaatacattttgatgATAGTCGAATCTGGCCTGATAAAGAAATGGATGGAATACAGATTTACTGTCATTAAAGAGGAAGTTCCTCTTAAAGCACTAGGAATGGATGATATGGAGGGAATATTTAAGTGTTTCGGTATACAGTTATGTATTTGCTTGATAATTTTCCTTGTCGAACTGTTTCTTGGTTTTCTTGATTACATGCAAAATAAAGTTCAAAAGAGACAACATCGACTTTAA